In the genome of Polaribacter atrinae, one region contains:
- a CDS encoding APC family permease, with the protein MKSKHKIGWKTAAALVISNMIGTGVFTSLGYQLTDIQNTWSIVLIWLLGGLFALIGALTYAELGTNFDDSGGDYVFLSKLIHPIVGYIYAWVSLTVGFSAPIAISVMAMKSYLHPINPTIFNDWFGILVILLLTAIHSISVGQSGKFQNISTGVKIGFVLLLILLGFSFVPSQNVTAIDLSNSWQDEIFLPGFAVSLLYVTYAYTGWNSAAYIVDEIDDARKNLPKALLIGTGLVTVIYVLLQIVFLKHASVAQLSGKVEVAFISFKNIFGTEGGNWVSYLIAIQLIATVSGYLWIGSRITFAMAKDHSFWRKIAVKNKNGIPVRALWLQAAISIVLTLTGTFEQVLLYASFLLQLMGTLTVASIFWLKGRKGAFKSPLKPFLQIVFVVFSVWILGYMLMERPKESLIGLLFVLTGIVTYFFSNRTKKEE; encoded by the coding sequence ATGAAAAGTAAACACAAAATAGGCTGGAAAACGGCAGCAGCTTTGGTAATTTCCAATATGATTGGTACTGGTGTATTTACCAGTTTAGGGTATCAGCTTACGGATATTCAGAATACATGGAGTATTGTGTTAATTTGGTTGTTAGGAGGATTGTTTGCATTAATTGGTGCATTAACGTATGCAGAACTCGGTACTAACTTTGATGATTCTGGAGGAGACTATGTATTTCTATCAAAATTAATTCATCCAATTGTTGGGTATATTTATGCTTGGGTTTCTTTAACAGTAGGTTTTTCGGCGCCCATTGCTATTTCTGTAATGGCTATGAAGAGCTATTTGCACCCTATCAATCCAACTATTTTTAACGATTGGTTTGGTATTTTGGTCATTTTACTATTAACAGCCATACATTCCATAAGCGTAGGTCAAAGTGGTAAATTTCAAAATATTTCTACAGGTGTAAAAATTGGTTTTGTACTTCTTTTAATACTACTCGGTTTTAGTTTTGTGCCCTCTCAGAATGTAACGGCAATAGACCTAAGCAATTCTTGGCAAGACGAAATATTTTTACCAGGTTTTGCTGTTTCTTTATTATACGTAACATATGCGTATACAGGTTGGAATTCTGCCGCCTACATTGTTGATGAAATCGATGATGCTAGAAAAAATTTACCAAAAGCCTTATTAATTGGTACTGGTTTAGTTACTGTAATTTATGTACTGTTGCAAATTGTATTTTTAAAACACGCTTCTGTAGCTCAATTATCTGGTAAAGTAGAAGTTGCTTTTATTTCTTTTAAAAATATATTTGGTACAGAAGGAGGGAATTGGGTTAGTTATTTAATAGCCATACAACTTATTGCAACCGTTAGTGGTTATTTATGGATTGGATCTAGAATTACTTTTGCAATGGCCAAAGATCATTCATTTTGGAGAAAAATAGCTGTTAAAAACAAAAATGGCATACCAGTAAGAGCTTTGTGGTTGCAAGCCGCTATAAGTATTGTATTGACGCTTACAGGTACTTTTGAACAAGTACTTTTATATGCTAGTTTTTTATTACAATTAATGGGTACACTAACCGTGGCTTCTATATTTTGGTTAAAAGGTAGAAAAGGAGCTTTTAAGAGTCCGCTAAAACCATTTTTACAAATTGTTTTTGTGGTCTTTAGTGTATGGATTTTAGGGTATATGTTGATGGAAAGACCGAAAGAAAGTTTAATTGGGTTGTTATTTGTATTGACAGGGATTGTTACTTATTTCTTTTCTAATAGAACAAAAAAAGAAGAATAA
- a CDS encoding ABC transporter permease: MLASVLHLDNPTGNISYAKAKKISKNPMIKSAIPISYGDNYKGFRIVGTIEEYLNIYNAELKKGRFVNKSMEVVLGTNVAKQLNLNIGDTFLSSHGLVENNIDVHEDELTVVGILKPTQKVIDRLIITNLESIWDVHHHGHQEEEHHHHHGSHDDKEITSLLITFKSKRALLSLPRKNNESTNMQAALPIYELNKLYDYTSIGFETINWIAYLILIISCLTIFTSLYKMVKERAFDLAILRTYGASNFQLIQMVLYEGLFIAFVAFLLGVTFIKIGFYFVINSVKTNYQQNILQQLPFTDFLEIASIIFTMVIVSVLLAIYPIIKMNISTILSNEK; the protein is encoded by the coding sequence GTGTTAGCATCGGTATTACATTTAGACAATCCTACTGGGAATATTTCTTATGCAAAAGCAAAGAAAATAAGTAAAAACCCGATGATTAAATCGGCGATTCCTATTTCTTATGGTGATAATTATAAAGGTTTTAGAATTGTAGGAACCATCGAAGAATATTTAAATATTTACAATGCAGAGCTAAAAAAGGGTAGGTTTGTAAATAAATCAATGGAAGTTGTGCTAGGTACCAATGTGGCAAAACAACTGAATTTAAATATTGGCGACACTTTTTTAAGTTCTCATGGATTGGTAGAAAATAATATTGATGTTCATGAAGATGAGTTAACAGTAGTTGGTATTTTAAAACCTACACAAAAAGTAATTGATCGTTTAATAATTACCAATTTAGAAAGTATTTGGGATGTACATCATCATGGGCATCAAGAAGAAGAACATCACCATCACCATGGTAGTCATGATGATAAAGAAATAACTTCTCTACTAATTACTTTTAAAAGTAAAAGAGCGCTTTTAAGTTTGCCTAGAAAAAATAATGAAAGTACCAATATGCAAGCGGCTTTACCAATTTATGAGTTAAATAAATTATACGATTATACTAGTATCGGTTTTGAAACTATTAACTGGATTGCCTATTTAATTCTAATCATTTCTTGCTTAACTATTTTTACAAGTTTATATAAAATGGTAAAAGAACGTGCTTTCGATTTAGCAATATTACGTACTTACGGAGCAAGTAATTTTCAGTTGATACAAATGGTCTTATATGAAGGTTTGTTTATTGCATTTGTTGCCTTTTTATTAGGTGTTACTTTTATTAAAATAGGCTTCTATTTTGTAATAAACTCTGTTAAAACTAATTATCAACAAAATATATTACAGCAATTACCTTTTACAGATTTTTTAGAAATAGCTTCCATAATTTTCACAATGGTTATTGTATCTGTTTTATTGGCTATCTATCCGATTATAAAAATGAATATTTCAACAATTTTAAGTAATGAAAAATAA
- a CDS encoding PhoX family protein — MAYNRRKFISFIGKAGVGLAVAPQFLVSCGNTTTPVKGFNEMSEDQLNTLKNLVLEGVLPSDKDDLLLANGLAYHTIIKWGESINETDTFGFNNDFTCFIPLDDKNPKDGLLWVNHEYINPFFVSDYNESEENKVPKTKEQVDKEMYNVGGSIVRIKEENGIWKIVKNDPYNRRITAKTPIKINWDTAIKGATTVFGTNSNCSGGITPWKTFITCEENYDACFGETIYDENNTPTHQNSDYGWESFYPYPPEHYGWVVEVNPKDGIAQKHIALGRFAHECCTLYELEDKRVVAYTGDDHNDEHLYKFISSKPGSLKEGTLYVADTVNGKWLAMDWENQPILKSKLKDQTEVLIRAREAAKLIGATALNRPEDIEIDPITGNIFVSLTNNKPKGDFHGSILKIEETNGAFDALTFKAETYKAGGEETGFSCPDNLAFDLAGNLWMTSDMSGSAVNRADKPYFPFKNNSLFVIPRYGKDAGKVIRVATAPKDAELTGPWFSPDGKTLFLSVQHPGEQTEDLANPTSIWPFDKDRIPKPAVVAITGNLIEKMNTLNLLEA; from the coding sequence ATGGCATATAATCGAAGAAAATTTATATCATTTATAGGGAAAGCAGGAGTAGGACTAGCTGTTGCTCCTCAGTTTTTAGTAAGTTGTGGCAACACAACCACTCCTGTAAAAGGGTTTAATGAGATGTCTGAAGACCAATTGAACACTTTAAAAAATTTGGTTTTAGAAGGAGTCCTTCCTTCGGATAAAGACGATTTATTATTAGCCAATGGTTTGGCTTATCACACAATCATTAAATGGGGAGAAAGTATTAATGAGACAGATACTTTTGGTTTCAATAATGATTTTACTTGTTTTATTCCTTTAGATGATAAAAATCCAAAAGATGGGTTATTATGGGTAAATCATGAATATATAAATCCGTTTTTTGTTTCTGATTATAATGAATCCGAAGAAAACAAAGTACCAAAAACCAAAGAGCAAGTAGATAAAGAAATGTACAATGTTGGTGGTAGCATTGTTAGAATTAAAGAAGAAAATGGCATTTGGAAAATTGTTAAAAACGATCCTTATAACAGACGTATTACTGCCAAAACACCTATTAAAATAAATTGGGACACGGCTATAAAAGGAGCAACTACGGTATTTGGAACGAATAGTAATTGTTCTGGAGGAATTACGCCATGGAAAACATTTATAACCTGCGAAGAAAACTACGATGCGTGTTTTGGAGAAACTATATATGATGAAAACAACACCCCAACACACCAGAACAGTGACTACGGATGGGAATCATTTTACCCTTATCCGCCAGAGCATTATGGTTGGGTAGTAGAAGTAAATCCAAAAGACGGAATAGCACAAAAGCATATTGCTTTAGGACGTTTTGCTCACGAATGTTGTACCCTTTATGAACTAGAAGATAAACGAGTGGTTGCATATACAGGTGATGACCATAACGATGAACATTTGTATAAATTTATCTCTTCTAAACCAGGTTCTTTAAAAGAAGGAACACTTTATGTAGCAGATACCGTCAATGGAAAATGGTTGGCTATGGACTGGGAAAATCAACCGATTTTAAAAAGTAAATTAAAAGACCAAACAGAAGTTTTAATTAGAGCCAGAGAAGCAGCAAAACTAATTGGTGCTACTGCTTTAAATAGACCAGAAGATATAGAGATAGACCCAATTACAGGAAATATTTTTGTTAGCTTAACGAATAATAAACCCAAAGGTGATTTCCATGGTTCAATTTTAAAAATTGAAGAAACAAATGGTGCTTTTGATGCGCTAACATTTAAAGCAGAAACCTACAAAGCAGGAGGAGAAGAAACAGGTTTTTCTTGTCCGGATAACTTAGCATTCGATTTAGCAGGCAATCTTTGGATGACATCAGACATGTCTGGTAGCGCAGTGAACAGAGCAGACAAACCATATTTCCCTTTTAAAAACAACAGTTTGTTTGTAATTCCAAGATACGGTAAAGACGCTGGAAAAGTAATTAGAGTTGCCACAGCACCCAAAGATGCAGAACTAACAGGTCCTTGGTTTTCTCCAGATGGTAAAACCTTGTTTTTAAGCGTACAACACCCAGGAGAACAAACAGAAGATTTAGCCAACCCAACGAGTATATGGCCTTTTGATAAAGACCGAATTCCTAAACCAGCGGTGGTTGCTATTACGGGAAATTTAATTGAAAAAATGAATACATTAAATCTGCTAGAAGCATAA
- a CDS encoding GTP-binding protein yields the protein MKKLPVTVLSGFLGAGKTTLLNHIIHNKEGLKVAVIVNDMSEVNIDAQFIENENTLSRTEEKLVEMSNGCICCTLREDLMIEVEKLASQNKFDYLLIESTGISEPIPVAQTFTFESEDGKIDLSKFSYIDTMVTVVDAYNFLKDFSSADYLATRELTNIEGDDRTIVNLLTDQIEFANVILLNKIDLVTKEQVATLHAIIQKLNPEASIITTQKSQVVLQSVINTGLFNYEKAEASAGWLKELENEHVPETEEYGINSLVFRSKKPFHPERFLTYLNTTFPQNIIRSKGLFWLASRSDQALLWSSAGGSCKADSAGVWWASMSFGERVSSAVFVENKKEIEAGWTAEYGDRKIELVFIGQYLDKEAILNQLNSCLLTASEEEIWKKNAFQKEDQWPIPRA from the coding sequence ATGAAAAAATTACCTGTAACTGTTTTAAGTGGGTTTTTAGGAGCCGGTAAAACCACTTTATTAAATCATATTATACATAACAAAGAAGGACTAAAAGTGGCTGTTATTGTAAATGATATGAGTGAAGTAAATATAGATGCTCAATTTATAGAAAATGAAAATACACTTTCTAGAACCGAAGAAAAGTTAGTAGAAATGTCTAACGGATGTATTTGCTGTACTTTACGAGAAGATTTAATGATAGAGGTAGAAAAACTAGCTTCCCAAAATAAATTTGATTACCTATTAATAGAAAGTACCGGAATTAGTGAACCTATACCTGTGGCACAAACTTTTACTTTTGAAAGTGAAGATGGCAAAATAGATTTAAGCAAATTTAGTTACATAGATACTATGGTAACAGTTGTAGATGCTTATAATTTTTTAAAAGATTTTTCGAGTGCAGATTATTTAGCCACAAGAGAATTGACGAATATAGAAGGAGACGATAGAACTATTGTAAACTTATTAACGGATCAAATAGAATTTGCCAACGTAATTCTACTTAATAAAATAGATTTAGTTACTAAAGAACAAGTAGCAACACTGCATGCAATTATTCAAAAATTAAATCCTGAAGCAAGTATTATTACCACACAAAAATCTCAAGTTGTTCTACAAAGTGTTATTAACACAGGTTTGTTTAACTATGAGAAAGCAGAAGCTTCTGCAGGGTGGTTAAAAGAATTAGAAAATGAGCACGTACCAGAAACAGAAGAGTACGGCATTAACTCTCTTGTTTTTAGAAGTAAAAAACCATTTCATCCAGAGCGATTTTTAACGTATTTAAATACCACTTTTCCTCAAAATATTATTAGAAGTAAGGGGTTATTTTGGTTAGCTTCTAGATCAGATCAAGCTTTATTATGGAGTTCTGCAGGAGGTTCTTGTAAGGCAGATTCAGCTGGTGTTTGGTGGGCCTCTATGTCTTTTGGAGAACGCGTTAGTTCTGCTGTTTTTGTTGAAAATAAAAAGGAAATAGAAGCGGGATGGACCGCAGAATATGGCGATAGAAAGATAGAATTGGTTTTTATAGGTCAATACTTAGATAAAGAAGCAATTCTTAACCAATTAAACAGCTGTTTGTTAACCGCATCAGAAGAAGAAATATGGAAAAAGAACGCTTTCCAAAAAGAAGACCAATGGCCAATACCTAGAGCTTAA
- a CDS encoding MerC domain-containing protein gives MIISKQKSDSIGAIASTLCLIHCAATPLLFIVQAGASACCSTTAPGWWKFIDYFFLIISFFAIKRSTETTTNNWMKPSLWFSWLLLFVVIINEKIALLSIPESAIYIPAIALIILHTYNRKYCQCKTDKCCTHEK, from the coding sequence ATGATCATTTCAAAACAAAAGTCTGATAGCATTGGCGCTATAGCAAGCACACTTTGTCTTATACACTGTGCAGCTACTCCCTTATTATTTATAGTTCAAGCAGGTGCATCCGCCTGTTGCAGTACTACAGCACCTGGTTGGTGGAAATTTATTGACTATTTTTTCTTGATAATCTCATTTTTTGCCATTAAAAGATCTACAGAAACCACTACAAATAATTGGATGAAACCCTCTTTGTGGTTTAGTTGGTTGCTATTATTTGTAGTAATTATCAATGAAAAAATAGCATTACTTTCTATACCAGAAAGTGCAATTTATATACCAGCAATTGCTCTAATTATTTTACATACTTATAATAGAAAATATTGCCAATGTAAAACTGATAAATGTTGTACACATGAAAAATAA
- a CDS encoding alkaline phosphatase has translation MNRRTFFKNGSLLTLGTTLLQPFNTSANNISFDIGDKNKKAKNIIIVVSDGMSIGTLNMADLYLSRKTGKGSNWLQLYKDNRVNRALMDMASASSIVTDSAAASSSWGGGARINNGALNVSKDGEEHMPIWQKFKQAGKKAGCVTTVPITHATPAGFCINSKSRNAQETIAEKYLEQKFDVLMGGGGDYFSSEKRKDKIDMYQKFSSNGYEVVKTRNEMISAPTKKPILGVFNDGGLPYSKDRENNKELSKKIPTLAEMTKKAIDVMKDNPKGFVLQVEAGKVDWAAHGNDITGLIYDQIAHDEAVQVAMDFAEQNDDTLVIITTDHGNANPGVIYGSKANDNFDAIQKYKYTNEWILNGIGKETSISGVKERVDYANNIALTTEECNLLLSYYKKLQKQEGLYNPKKLPFKVLAEIQKKHNSVGWISMQHSADYVELAMYGPGSHLLKPFIKNTDLHYLMLEAAEVENKF, from the coding sequence ATGAATAGAAGAACGTTTTTTAAAAATGGATCACTACTTACATTAGGAACAACGCTTTTACAACCTTTTAATACTTCTGCTAATAATATTTCTTTTGATATTGGAGATAAAAACAAAAAAGCAAAGAATATTATAATAGTTGTAAGTGATGGAATGAGTATTGGAACCTTAAATATGGCAGATTTATATCTCTCTAGAAAAACTGGTAAAGGTTCTAATTGGTTGCAATTATATAAAGATAATAGAGTAAATAGAGCTTTAATGGACATGGCTTCTGCAAGTTCTATTGTTACAGATTCTGCTGCAGCAAGTTCTTCTTGGGGCGGAGGAGCTAGAATTAATAACGGTGCATTAAATGTTAGTAAAGACGGAGAAGAGCATATGCCTATTTGGCAAAAGTTTAAGCAAGCTGGTAAAAAAGCGGGTTGCGTTACTACTGTTCCTATTACACATGCTACACCTGCGGGTTTTTGTATCAATTCCAAATCTAGAAACGCTCAAGAAACCATCGCAGAGAAATATTTAGAACAAAAATTTGATGTCTTGATGGGAGGTGGAGGTGATTACTTTTCTTCAGAAAAAAGAAAGGACAAAATAGACATGTATCAAAAATTTAGTTCTAATGGATATGAAGTTGTTAAAACAAGAAATGAAATGATTTCTGCACCTACTAAAAAGCCTATTTTAGGGGTTTTTAATGATGGGGGACTTCCTTATTCTAAAGATAGAGAAAACAACAAAGAATTGTCTAAAAAAATACCTACACTTGCAGAAATGACAAAAAAAGCAATTGATGTAATGAAAGACAATCCAAAAGGTTTTGTGTTACAAGTAGAGGCAGGGAAAGTAGATTGGGCTGCACATGGTAATGATATTACAGGACTAATTTATGATCAAATAGCGCATGATGAAGCTGTGCAAGTTGCTATGGATTTTGCAGAACAGAACGATGATACACTAGTAATTATAACTACAGATCATGGTAATGCAAACCCGGGAGTTATATACGGCTCAAAAGCAAACGATAATTTTGATGCGATTCAAAAATATAAATATACAAATGAGTGGATTTTAAACGGAATTGGTAAAGAAACCTCAATTTCTGGTGTAAAAGAAAGAGTAGATTATGCTAATAATATTGCTTTAACCACAGAAGAGTGCAACCTTTTATTAAGTTATTATAAAAAGCTACAAAAGCAGGAAGGATTGTACAACCCAAAGAAACTTCCTTTCAAAGTTTTAGCAGAAATTCAGAAAAAACACAATTCGGTAGGCTGGATAAGCATGCAACATTCTGCAGATTATGTAGAATTGGCCATGTACGGACCAGGAAGTCATTTGCTAAAGCCTTTTATAAAAAATACGGACTTACATTATCTGATGTTAGAAGCAGCAGAAGTAGAGAATAAATTTTAA
- a CDS encoding ATP-binding cassette domain-containing protein, translating into MLKTSSLTFQYTKDDPIFSFPNISLENQENLLVIGKSGIGKTTFLHLLAGLLQPVNGTILISDIDINTLSHSKLDAFIGVHIGLVFQKKYAIQNLNVFQNLEDRLLFSKKRINHKEIDVLLAQLGLLDFKKK; encoded by the coding sequence ATGCTAAAAACAAGTAGTCTAACTTTTCAATATACCAAGGATGATCCTATTTTTAGTTTTCCTAATATTTCTTTAGAGAACCAAGAAAATTTATTGGTTATAGGTAAATCTGGTATTGGTAAGACTACTTTTTTACATTTATTGGCAGGCTTGTTACAACCTGTAAATGGGACTATTCTAATTAGTGATATTGATATTAATACATTGTCTCACTCAAAATTAGACGCTTTTATAGGAGTACATATCGGACTTGTATTTCAGAAAAAATATGCAATTCAAAATTTAAATGTATTTCAAAACTTAGAAGATCGACTTTTATTTAGTAAAAAACGGATTAATCATAAAGAAATAGATGTTTTATTAGCGCAATTAGGTTTGTTGGACTTCAAAAAAAAGTAA
- the nfsB gene encoding oxygen-insensitive NAD(P)H nitroreductase, which produces MNLQELLNWRYTTKEFDTTKKITEADMAQVKNLLRMSPSSVNLQPWHFIVAETTEGKARIAKGTQGFFHFNEPKVTNASAVVLFCSKTDVDDAYFQHIADTDDQSGRFPNEEIKNGFLGAVKAFAGIHKYDLKDVQHWMEKQVYLNIGSFLLGVASLGIDATPMEGIDVKALDEEFGLREKGYTAIVAVSLGYRAESDFNTTDKTPKSRLAESEIITTI; this is translated from the coding sequence ATGAATTTACAAGAATTATTAAATTGGAGGTACACAACCAAAGAATTTGACACAACCAAAAAAATAACGGAGGCAGATATGGCTCAGGTTAAAAATTTACTAAGAATGAGTCCTTCAAGTGTAAACCTACAACCTTGGCATTTTATAGTTGCTGAAACTACAGAAGGTAAAGCACGTATTGCTAAAGGGACACAAGGTTTCTTTCATTTTAACGAACCTAAAGTAACCAATGCTTCTGCTGTTGTTTTATTTTGTTCAAAAACAGATGTGGATGATGCCTATTTCCAACATATTGCAGATACAGATGATCAAAGTGGGAGGTTTCCTAATGAAGAAATTAAAAATGGATTTTTAGGTGCTGTGAAAGCATTTGCTGGTATTCATAAATACGATTTAAAAGATGTACAACATTGGATGGAAAAACAAGTATATCTTAACATAGGTAGCTTTTTGTTAGGAGTAGCTAGTTTAGGTATTGATGCTACACCAATGGAAGGTATTGATGTAAAAGCTTTAGATGAAGAATTCGGTTTAAGAGAAAAAGGATACACTGCTATCGTTGCTGTATCTTTAGGGTATAGAGCAGAATCTGATTTCAATACAACAGATAAAACTCCAAAATCTAGATTAGCAGAAAGCGAAATTATTACTACAATTTAA
- a CDS encoding GTP-binding protein: MEAIITIVGFLGSGKTTLLNYLIDRFTEKNWNPFVILNDYENANMDVQQFLEKVDNKHVKALTGSCICCSGIHELRNYVNGIPVRKNGITLIEANGTSDACALMEFLGVGVNNRFSPPIQISVVDVKNWQKRGAHNDLEANQIQVSSLIVLTHLENVTATRKALVVQNLKEHNPFAQIIPMTALDVALLPILLPNKNVVDKLAHQKAHWSSCSIDLPVFPSKDCIERICKQIPKSILRVKGCVQIAKETHYTYFERTPDGKVFVRPFKGVPITGTKLLAIGAGSDQVVLEKVITDSLNTENKA, encoded by the coding sequence ATGGAAGCAATTATTACCATTGTCGGCTTTTTAGGATCAGGTAAAACCACCTTATTAAACTATTTAATAGATCGTTTTACTGAAAAAAACTGGAATCCTTTTGTCATTTTAAATGATTATGAAAATGCCAATATGGATGTACAACAGTTTCTAGAAAAAGTAGATAACAAACATGTAAAAGCGCTTACCGGAAGTTGTATTTGTTGCAGTGGCATACACGAACTTAGAAATTATGTAAACGGAATTCCTGTTAGAAAAAATGGCATTACTTTAATTGAAGCCAACGGAACATCTGATGCATGTGCACTTATGGAGTTTTTAGGAGTAGGCGTCAACAATCGATTTTCTCCACCCATACAAATTTCTGTGGTAGATGTAAAAAATTGGCAAAAAAGAGGAGCACATAATGACTTAGAAGCCAATCAAATTCAAGTATCCTCTTTAATTGTTCTTACACATCTAGAAAATGTAACCGCAACTAGAAAAGCATTGGTGGTTCAGAATTTAAAAGAACACAATCCTTTTGCTCAAATTATTCCAATGACAGCGCTAGATGTTGCATTGTTGCCCATTCTTTTACCTAATAAAAATGTGGTCGATAAATTGGCACATCAAAAAGCACATTGGTCTTCTTGCTCTATAGATTTACCTGTTTTTCCTTCTAAAGATTGCATAGAGCGTATTTGTAAACAAATCCCCAAAAGTATACTTAGGGTGAAAGGATGTGTACAAATAGCTAAAGAAACGCATTACACTTATTTTGAACGAACACCAGACGGAAAAGTATTTGTAAGACCATTTAAAGGCGTGCCAATAACAGGTACAAAGTTATTAGCTATTGGGGCCGGAAGTGATCAGGTTGTTTTAGAAAAAGTGATTACCGATAGTTTAAATACAGAGAATAAAGCATAA
- a CDS encoding Fur family transcriptional regulator: MGIIRKTKAVEVLLKEFKNSSVAISAKMLIDQLDTKFNKTTIYRILDKLEDDGVLHSFLGKDGLKWYAKCTGCSADEHKDVHPHFQCLSCGKVDCLSIKVVIPKIKNREVAFSQVLIQGKCEKCLG, encoded by the coding sequence ATGGGGATTATTAGAAAAACAAAGGCTGTAGAAGTGTTGTTGAAAGAGTTTAAAAACAGCTCCGTAGCTATTTCTGCAAAAATGCTAATAGATCAATTAGATACTAAGTTTAACAAAACAACAATTTATCGTATTTTAGATAAGTTAGAAGATGATGGTGTTTTGCATTCGTTCCTTGGTAAAGATGGCCTTAAATGGTACGCCAAATGTACTGGGTGTTCTGCTGACGAACACAAAGATGTGCATCCACATTTTCAATGTCTAAGTTGTGGTAAAGTAGATTGTTTGTCTATAAAAGTTGTGATTCCTAAAATAAAGAATAGAGAAGTAGCTTTTTCTCAAGTACTTATTCAAGGGAAATGTGAAAAATGTCTTGGGTAA
- a CDS encoding winged helix-turn-helix transcriptional regulator — protein MYKFKGKEYPCCASLTMGLIGGKWKTVILFYLRNTTLRYNELRKKMPTVTERTLSLQLKALEEDGIINRKVYTSKPPLKVEYSLTALGKTLIPVVQSIADWGVYTVKENEAIATKV, from the coding sequence ATGTATAAATTTAAAGGAAAAGAATACCCATGTTGCGCAAGTTTAACCATGGGGTTGATTGGAGGTAAATGGAAAACGGTTATCTTATTTTATTTACGCAATACAACACTTCGGTACAATGAATTAAGAAAAAAAATGCCAACAGTTACGGAGCGTACGCTTAGCTTGCAACTAAAAGCTTTGGAAGAAGATGGGATTATTAATAGAAAAGTTTACACCTCTAAACCTCCTTTAAAAGTAGAATATTCTTTAACAGCTTTAGGAAAAACATTAATACCCGTGGTGCAATCTATAGCAGATTGGGGCGTTTATACGGTGAAAGAAAATGAAGCTATTGCTACCAAAGTTTAA